From one Sylvia atricapilla isolate bSylAtr1 chromosome 17, bSylAtr1.pri, whole genome shotgun sequence genomic stretch:
- the PLEKHA4 gene encoding pleckstrin homology domain-containing family A member 4, with amino-acid sequence MAESDNSARREPAPAGPRTQPCRPVPRVHAFGKGEQALRRDPRTTPAMQGWLHKQDSSGLRLWKRRWFVLVDLCLYYYRDSSEQQVRGGLPLPGYEIRVLPPAPRAPRTPQFLFTAEHPGMRTYCLGAETAEELHAWVCALRRGASPLPGSARSLSQETLQEPRGADAPSPSLHTHCPGEGLGSPPVPPPCCPPVPPLPHGEVPPAQEEPPVRGHFPGAGDTPGGPRGPPEPAPTGRSPRKPRPPGAALQPPTERDIGTHRPPASPSASSDWLPRAAGPAGTAPAPASNEASRRRRAGAGGRGWAREGVAGRPIRITLLQASF; translated from the exons ATGGCAGAAAGCGACAACTCCGCCCGCCGCGAGCCTGCTCCCGCTGGACCCCGCACCCAG ccctgccggCCCGTGCCGAGGGTCCACGCCTTTGGAAAGGGGGAGCAGGCGCTGCGGAGGGACCCCCGCACCACCCCCGCcatgcagggctggctgcacaAGCAG GACAGCTCGGGGCTGCGGCTCTGGAAGCGCCGCTGGTTTGTACTGGTGGATCTCTGCCTCTACTACTACAGGG ACAGCAGCGAGCAGCAAGTGCGGGGCGGCCTCCCCCTGCCCGGCTACGAGATCCGTGTCCTGCCTCCTGCCCCCCGTGCCCCCCGCACCCCCCAGTTCCTCTTCACG GCTGAACATCCCGGGATGCGGACGTACTGCCTGGGGGCTGAGACCGCCGAGGAACTGCACGCGTGGGTCTGTGCCCTGCGCCGGGGGGCATCGCCGCTGCCCGG CTCCGCCCGCTCCCTCTCCCAGGAGACACTCCAGGAACCCCGGGGAGCAGATGCTCCCTCGCCCtcactgcacacacactgcCCAGGTGAAGGGCTCGGGAGCCCACCCGTGCCCCCTCCTTGCTGCCCGCCAGTCCCTCCACTGCCCCACGGCGAG gtgcccccagcccaggaggagcCCCCGGTGCGGGGACATTTCCCCGGAGCCGGGGACACGCCGGGGGGGCCGCGGGGACCCCCTGAGCCCGCGCCCACAG GGCGGAGCCCGAGGAAGCCCCGcccccctggagcagctctgcagcccccgACGGAGCGAGACATCGGGACTCATCGGCCACCAGCCTCTCCATCTGCTTCTTCTGATTGGCTGCCGAGAGCCGCCGGGCCCGCGGGCACCGCCCCCGCGCCGGCATCCAATGAAGCGtcgcggcggcggcgggcgggggcgggtGGGCGTGGCTGGGCGCGCGAAGGTGTGGCCGGGCGGCCAATCAGAATCACGCTGCTGCAGGCCAGCTTCTGA
- the NIPSNAP1 gene encoding protein NipSnap homolog 1 isoform X3, translating to MRAAGARRCGGCGAGGAGAAPRGARGYSRDAEGSWFRSLFVHKVDPRKDAHSNLLSKKETSNLYKIQFHNVKPECLETYNKLTEEVLPKLHSDPDYPCDLVGNWNTWYGEQDQAVHLWRFSGGYPALMDCMNKLRQNKEYLDFRKERSRMLLSRRNQLLLEFSFWNEPRPRQGPNIYELRSYKLKPGTMIEWGNNWARAIKYRQENQEAVGGFFSQIGELYVVHHLWAYRDLQSREETRNAAWRKRGWDENVYYTVPLIRTMESRIMIPLKISPLQ from the exons ATGCgcgcggcgggagcgcggcgctgcggcggctgcggggcggggggcgcgggcgcggccccgcggggcgcGCG GGGGTACTCCAGGGATGCCGAGGGCAGCTGGTTCCGCTCCCTCTTCGTGCACAAGGTGGATCCACGCAAGGACGCACATTCCAACCTCCTCTCCAAGAAGGAGACCAGCAACCTCTACAAGATCCAGT ttcACAACGTGAAGCCGGAGTGCCTGGAAACCTACAACAAGCTGAC AGAAGAGGTGCTGCCCAAGCTCCACTCGGACCCTGACTACCCCTGTGACCTGGTGGGCAACTGGAACACGTGGTATGGCGAGCAGGACCAGGCAG TGCACCTGTGGCGCTTCTCGGGCGGGTACCCAGCACTCATGGACTGCATGAACAAGCTCAGGCAGAACAAG gagtACCTGGACTTCCGCAAGGAGAGGAGCCGGATGCTGCTGTCCCGCAGGaaccagctgctcctggaattCAGCTTCTGGAATGAGCCCCGGCCACGCCAGGGGCCAAACATCTATGAGCTGAGGTCCTACAAGCTGAAG CCAGGGACCATGATCGAGTGGGGCAACAACTG GGCTCGGGCCATTAAGTACCGCCAGGAGAACCAGGAGGCAGTCGGGGGGTTCTTCTCCCAGATCGGGGAGCTCTACGTGGTGCATCACCTCTGGG CCTACAGGGATCTGCAGTCCCGGGAGGAGACAAGGAATGCGGCCTGGAGGAAGAGGGGCTGGGATGAGAACGTTTATTACACTG tCCCGCTGATCCGGACCATGGAATCACGGATAATGATTCCCCTGAAGATCTCCCCGCTGCAGTga
- the NIPSNAP1 gene encoding protein NipSnap homolog 1 isoform X1, whose product MKSWGSLEAGQWRQLPTGLAVRPLDPVLLSSRSFLVIPGISAAPVSHRGYSRDAEGSWFRSLFVHKVDPRKDAHSNLLSKKETSNLYKIQFHNVKPECLETYNKLTEEVLPKLHSDPDYPCDLVGNWNTWYGEQDQAVHLWRFSGGYPALMDCMNKLRQNKEYLDFRKERSRMLLSRRNQLLLEFSFWNEPRPRQGPNIYELRSYKLKPGTMIEWGNNWARAIKYRQENQEAVGGFFSQIGELYVVHHLWAYRDLQSREETRNAAWRKRGWDENVYYTVPLIRTMESRIMIPLKISPLQ is encoded by the exons ATGAAGTCCTGGGGCTCCCTGGAAGCCGGACAATGGCGGCAGCTGCCCACAGGACTGGCAGTGAGGCCTCTGGATCCTGTTTTGCTCTCCAGCCGGTCATTCCTGGTCATTCCCGGTATCTCCGCTGCCCCGGTGTCCCACAGGGGGTACTCCAGGGATGCCGAGGGCAGCTGGTTCCGCTCCCTCTTCGTGCACAAGGTGGATCCACGCAAGGACGCACATTCCAACCTCCTCTCCAAGAAGGAGACCAGCAACCTCTACAAGATCCAGT ttcACAACGTGAAGCCGGAGTGCCTGGAAACCTACAACAAGCTGAC AGAAGAGGTGCTGCCCAAGCTCCACTCGGACCCTGACTACCCCTGTGACCTGGTGGGCAACTGGAACACGTGGTATGGCGAGCAGGACCAGGCAG TGCACCTGTGGCGCTTCTCGGGCGGGTACCCAGCACTCATGGACTGCATGAACAAGCTCAGGCAGAACAAG gagtACCTGGACTTCCGCAAGGAGAGGAGCCGGATGCTGCTGTCCCGCAGGaaccagctgctcctggaattCAGCTTCTGGAATGAGCCCCGGCCACGCCAGGGGCCAAACATCTATGAGCTGAGGTCCTACAAGCTGAAG CCAGGGACCATGATCGAGTGGGGCAACAACTG GGCTCGGGCCATTAAGTACCGCCAGGAGAACCAGGAGGCAGTCGGGGGGTTCTTCTCCCAGATCGGGGAGCTCTACGTGGTGCATCACCTCTGGG CCTACAGGGATCTGCAGTCCCGGGAGGAGACAAGGAATGCGGCCTGGAGGAAGAGGGGCTGGGATGAGAACGTTTATTACACTG tCCCGCTGATCCGGACCATGGAATCACGGATAATGATTCCCCTGAAGATCTCCCCGCTGCAGTga
- the NIPSNAP1 gene encoding protein NipSnap homolog 1 isoform X2, translating into MRAAGARRCGGCGAGGAGAAPRGARRSFLVIPGISAAPVSHRGYSRDAEGSWFRSLFVHKVDPRKDAHSNLLSKKETSNLYKIQFHNVKPECLETYNKLTEEVLPKLHSDPDYPCDLVGNWNTWYGEQDQAVHLWRFSGGYPALMDCMNKLRQNKEYLDFRKERSRMLLSRRNQLLLEFSFWNEPRPRQGPNIYELRSYKLKPGTMIEWGNNWARAIKYRQENQEAVGGFFSQIGELYVVHHLWAYRDLQSREETRNAAWRKRGWDENVYYTVPLIRTMESRIMIPLKISPLQ; encoded by the exons ATGCgcgcggcgggagcgcggcgctgcggcggctgcggggcggggggcgcgggcgcggccccgcggggcgcGCG CCGGTCATTCCTGGTCATTCCCGGTATCTCCGCTGCCCCGGTGTCCCACAGGGGGTACTCCAGGGATGCCGAGGGCAGCTGGTTCCGCTCCCTCTTCGTGCACAAGGTGGATCCACGCAAGGACGCACATTCCAACCTCCTCTCCAAGAAGGAGACCAGCAACCTCTACAAGATCCAGT ttcACAACGTGAAGCCGGAGTGCCTGGAAACCTACAACAAGCTGAC AGAAGAGGTGCTGCCCAAGCTCCACTCGGACCCTGACTACCCCTGTGACCTGGTGGGCAACTGGAACACGTGGTATGGCGAGCAGGACCAGGCAG TGCACCTGTGGCGCTTCTCGGGCGGGTACCCAGCACTCATGGACTGCATGAACAAGCTCAGGCAGAACAAG gagtACCTGGACTTCCGCAAGGAGAGGAGCCGGATGCTGCTGTCCCGCAGGaaccagctgctcctggaattCAGCTTCTGGAATGAGCCCCGGCCACGCCAGGGGCCAAACATCTATGAGCTGAGGTCCTACAAGCTGAAG CCAGGGACCATGATCGAGTGGGGCAACAACTG GGCTCGGGCCATTAAGTACCGCCAGGAGAACCAGGAGGCAGTCGGGGGGTTCTTCTCCCAGATCGGGGAGCTCTACGTGGTGCATCACCTCTGGG CCTACAGGGATCTGCAGTCCCGGGAGGAGACAAGGAATGCGGCCTGGAGGAAGAGGGGCTGGGATGAGAACGTTTATTACACTG tCCCGCTGATCCGGACCATGGAATCACGGATAATGATTCCCCTGAAGATCTCCCCGCTGCAGTga